DNA sequence from the Chamaesiphon minutus PCC 6605 genome:
GAAATCGTTTGTGTATGTAGCGTCGGCTTTGCCGAATCTCGTTCGCTAAGCGTCGGCTCTGCCGAATCGGTAATTTGAATTTTGGCAGTTTTGGGCTTGAAATTTTCAGGAACACAAATCCATAATTTTGTCAATATTTGACTATGACAGGGCACATGAACTTGAATAGATGGACGAACCATTGTCCATTCATTGTCGGGATCGAATTTACCATCGACATCCAGTGAAGGGCGATCGGTATTATTGACATTTAGATAATTACCAGTGTTAGAGGTGGTAGTCGCTCTACATAAAGAATTGAGGTTCTCCAGTACCTAATGTGCTAATTAAATGAGAATCGAGGCAGTACAAGAGAAAGAAAATAAAATAAATATGTCAAAACTGCTGACGAGGAGAGGAAAAGCAAGATAATGAAGAGAGGAAGAAATAGTAAGAAGAGCGGCGGGCAGGGCAAGTGGCAACAAAAAAGGAACTCAAGCTACTAACGGAGCTATTAGGAATAGAAGGAATGCGAGTAGAGTCGCAGCGACAATATGAAGGAATAGGCATCATCTTACAGGTAGAAGCAATAAAGAAAGAAAGCAAATGCCATAGATGCGGAACGAAGAGTAGTAGCTTACATCAGAATAATAGATACATAGTAAAAGATTTGCCGTGGGGAGAGCAGCAAGTTCACCTAGAAATAAACAGAAGACAATTTAAATGTAAAAAATGTCAAAAACCATTTAGCGAACAACTAGAATTTGTTAAAGGCAGAAGAACATATACTTCAAGACTAGCTAAAAAAATCCTAGCAGAAGCACTAGAAGGAGATATTCAGAGCGTAGCTAGAACAGGAGTAATGACGACAGCAGAAATAGAGAGAATAATTGAAGACGCAGCAGCAGAGCTAAACGGAGAAAAGCCAACGGATTTAAGAAAACTGGGAATAGATGAAATAGCAATGGTAAAAGGACAAGGAAAATATTGTGCAGTATTAGTAGATATAGAGCGAGGAAAATTATTAGCAATAATCGAAAGCAGAAAGAGTGAAGAAATAGAGAAAATCCTGAAAGGATGGGGGACAGAGGTACTGGAAAGGATCGAAGAAGTCAGCATAGACTTATGGAAAGGGTATAAAAGCTTAGCGATAGAAGTGATGCCTAATGCTCAAGTAGTAGCAGACAGATTTCATGTAACAGCGCAAATAAATAGTGAGTTAGATAAGCTGAGAAAACAAGAAAAAAGAGCGATAGAGGCTAAACTTAAATCCGCAAAGACATTAGAGCAAAAGAATGAATACACTCGGCAATTGGCAGTAATAAAATCGAGTAAATATGCGCTGCTAAAAAATGAAAAAGAGTTAAGAGAGGAGAAAGAACAAGAGAAGCTCAAGCAGGTTAGAGAAGAATTTGCCAACATTAGGGCAGCACATCTACTCAAAGAAAAATGGAGAGAGATAATGGAAAAAACAACATCGTGGATGAGAGGACTATTGAAAATTAGACATTGGCTGGTAAGAGCCAAGCAGCATTTGCCAAATAGTTGTGGCACAATCTCGCGATGGTTAACAGAGATAGTTGCTTACTTTGATGAGCGAACTACTAGTGGTGTAGTTGAGGGAATTAATAATAAGATTAAGCTCATCAAGCGTACTGCTTATGGCTTCACTAATTTCAACAACTTCCGAAACAGATGCTTGCTAACTTGGAGATTCAATTATTGATTTAGCACATTAGGTACTGGAGAACCAGAATTGATAAATCGTAAGATTTTTGTCATTACTTTAACTTCTTACTCTATAACGACTATAAATACCCAAGATGAAATCCAGATGAAATCACTTGTAGAAGCTACTTTTTAATTTACACTCGTCTCAAGGTATAATGCTAGATCTAAAAGCGATCGCTATTTCTAGTTGAGAGAGAAAGCTCTCTAACATGACCTCCATTTTGCTATAGTCTTCCATCTGCTTTAATCTTTTATGTTCGTCCATAGCACTTTGACAAGCGACCGCAGCAGCACCAAGACGAACTATTTTTTGCTCGGCTGGAGTTAGATAGTCATATCTTTTTTGCTCTAATTCGCGGTAAATTTCTAAGCTTGTCGCCATTTAACGATCCATTTCAATAAAGTAGATCTATCTAAAATTATTCATTCAACTCGCTCCCTGGATGAGGGGGTGCTAGTACCACCCTGCCCGTATATAAAATAAATACACCCCCCTCATTGACGAAGCGGTCAAACTCAATTAAACATATTTAGTCAAATCGAGCCATCTTGAATGTGAACTTTACGCTCGGTTTAAGTAGCGACTTTCGGTGTACGATCGATATGGAGAGGATCGAATAAATTCATCTATTCAAGAAGATAGCACTCACTTGACAGACAAAACTTCAATTTCAATATAAAGGATCGTCATAGGGAGGAATGGAATCGGTTTGTGCAACTAGCGATCGATCGATAACCGATCGCTGACTATCTAATTTAGTCCCCAAACGCAATCCTAAAATTTTATTGGGGTTCTTAATTGGGAGCGAATTAGTCAAGATTGTTTTCGTGCAAGTTTTTTTCATTATTGCGATCTTCTGATTTGGATACTAATCACTATAAATGTTCATTATGAAATTTAGATGAAATTTCAATCGATTAATAAATGTAAAATACCTGAAGGGGTGTTTGTCACCCCTTAAATCATAGCTAGATATCGATCGTAGAAATCTAAGCCACGAACATAACAGTCAATCTCATGGTGATTTATCCTGATATATTGAGAAATCAATTGATATTATTATTTTATCGACAAAGTTGACGATCTCAATCGGGTAACTTTTCAGCTACATCTTTCCGTTGCGAAAATCCCCAAGCAAAAACAATACCGACGATCGCAACTACTAATATTTCAGGAATCTCTTGTTCGGGAAATACTGCTCTAACCAAAAGTTTGATGCCAACTAAACCAACCGTAATATAACCAGCATCTTCTAAATAAGTATACTCATCTAGCCAGCGAATAAATAATCCTGCCATAAACCGGAGCACAATAATCCCGATTGTCGCACCGCTAATTACCAGCCATGTATCTGTAGATACAGCAATCGCAGAAGCGACACTATCTAGAGAAAAAGCTAAATCAGTAATCGCGATTGTTGGAATTGCTTGCCAAACATTAGTAAATTTCGAGCCATGAGGCTTACCATCTTCACCATCTTTAGAAGTAAAATACTGAAATACCAACCACAGTAAATAAGCAGCACCTAAAACCTGAAATTGCCAGTAACGTACTACCCAGGTAGCGGCTAAAATCAAGATCATTCTGAGGATATAAGCGAGAATCAGACCGATATTTAATGCCTGACGGCGTAATTTATCATCAGCTAATCCTTGAGAAATCGAAGCTAGAGCGACGGCATTATCAGCAGATAATACTGATTCTAAAGCAACCAGTACTAGAAGCAATATTGATGTATTTAGATTAAAGCTTAATGGTAAATCGAGCATTTTATCAATTGTATAATTTTAGAGATAAAGATATCGATCGAGAAATTGAAGCAGATCGATATAGTTTACATGTGCATGAAAAATTGTTCTGCTTTCGGTTCTTCCACTTTTTTCGGGAATAAATGCTTCCCAAACTTGGCATATAGAGCGGGTAATACCAATAACGTAATCGCCGTAGAAGTAAACAAACCACCAAATACAACGATCGATAGAGGCTGTAATAATTCCTGTCCCGATCCACCTTGGAATACCATCGGTGCTAAACCCAACCCTGAAGTTAAAGCTGTCATCAAGATCGCATTTAGTCGCTCCATCGAACCTTTGACAATGATGTCCTTCATAGGCATTCCTTCGGCGTATTTAGTATTGTAGTTATCTACTAGTAATAACCCGTTCCGAGTCGCCACCCCAAATAAGGATACAAATCCCACTAGAGACGCTATTGAAATTACACCACCCGTCAGAGCCACAGCAATTACCCCACCTACCAAAGCAATTGGTAAGTTAATCATAATCATTAGTGTTGATGGGATAGATTTAACAGAAAGATACATCAGGACGGTAATGGCAACAAACGCGATCGCGCCAAAAACTAAAATGTTTTTAGTGGCACGTTCTTCAGCTTCAAACTGACCTGCGTATTGAATAAAATATCCCGTCGGCAATTGAATGTTGCTTTTAACTTTAGCTTCGATCTCAGAAACGATCGAGCGGATATCGCGACCTTTGGCATTGGCTGATACGACGATTAAGCGCGAAACATTTTCTCGATTGATGGTATTTGGCCCTTTCCCTTGCTCGATCTTAGCGATACTAGCTAACGGGATTTTTTGATTATTGGGAGTATCGATTAAGAGATTGCGAATAGTTTCTAGACTCTGCCGTGCTTCGGGTTTCAACCAGACAACCAAATCGAAAGATTGTTGATTTTCGAGCACTTTAGAAACGACCCTACCATTGAGGGCAGTTTCAATCGTCTCAGATAAATCCCCTACTGTATGCCCGTAACGACTGGCAGCATCGCGATCGAATTTAATTTGAATCTGCGGTACTGGCAATTGGGGTTCGAGTTGTAAATCGACGACACCATCGACTGTTGCCATTTGTTTTTCTACTTCTTGGCCGATTTTCCGTAACTCGGCTAAGTCAGAACCGAAAATTTTCACCGCGATCGAACTTCGCACCCCTGATAAAACTTCATCCATCCGATGTTGTAAAAATCCACCGATATTTGCGGCTGCACCTGGGATTTTCTCGAATGCTTTTCGCATTACTTTAAGCGATTCCTCCCGATCTTCCATCCCGATTTTACTTATTTCGACATCAACGTGAGCCAGATTCACACCTGCGGCATCAGAGTCACCAGCGGCTCGTCCGGCGCGAGTTTGAATGAATGTAAACCGCTTATCATTTTTCAATGACTCTTCGACCACATGACCCGCTTTGGTGCTAACTTCGAGGGAAACAGTTGGGTAAGACAGTAATGTGTTTACCATCGTCTGTTCTTGAAACTCTGGTAAAAATGCTCTGCCAAATGAAGGAATGACTACAATTGATGCGACGGTTAAAACTGTGGCAGTCCCCATGATTAATAGGGAATTTTTCATCGCGAAATTCAAGCACGCGTTATAAATTGCCTTGCAAAATCTCGCCAGCCACGGTTCTCGTTGTGATACCTTAGTAGCAGGTAGTAAAATCGCACACAAAGCCGGAGAAACGAGTAGAGATTCTAAACTAGAAACGACAACTACTGCTAAATAAGCAATTCCCATCGGCGTGAAAATCTTCCCTTCAATGCCTGGTAATGTAAAAATCGGCGAGAAAACAATAATCCCAATAATCGTCGCGCCCAAGAGCGAATCGCGAACTTCTTGAGAACCTTCAAAGATGATTTCTAGCGGGGTGAGTGGATTACCCTCAGCTTTATTTTCGCGCAAGCGACGATAGGTATTTTCACCATAAACGATCGCATCATCGATCGCCGTCCCAATTGCGACCGCCAAGCCGCCTAATGTCATGGTATTCAAACCAACTCCCAACCATGACAGTACCAACATCCCAAATAGTAATGTTAAGAAAAAGTCTAATAAACACACCGTCAGAATTCGCCAATTCAATAGAAATGGAATCAGAATAATCGCCGCGATGATACTGCCTTGAATCAACGAAGAACGCACGTTATCGACGGAAGATTCGATATAACTATCTTGACGAAAAGTGGTCTTAACTTGAATATCTTTGGGCAAGCCAATTTTAAGTTCGGCGACCGCTTTTTCCACCGCACGGCTGACAGTTGGCGTATCGAAGCTGGGCTGCTTATTTACCATCACGATAATTGCTGGCTTACCATTAAAACTGCCATCGCCGCGTTTTAATGCCGCACCAATTTGGACATCGGCAACATCTTGCAATCTGACGGGGGTGCCATTACGGGAGACAATCGTCGATTTTTGGAGATCTTCGATCGATTCGATCCTACCGATGCCCCGAATCAATTTCTCGGTATCGGGAGTAATAAAAAAGCCACCTGCGGCATTGACATTCGCTTTTCTAGTCGCTTGGGCAACTTGGTCTAGAGTAATATTAAAAGCTGCTAATTTAACCGGATCGACTAATACTTGAAACTGTCGCTCGTCGCCACCAAACACCAAAACTTGACTGACTCCTGGCACGGCTAGGAGGCGATTTGTCACTTGCCAATCGACAATCCGCCGAGCTGCCATTAAGGAATTTGGACTAGCACTCTGCTCGCTATCGGCGACGGTAAAAGCGTACTGCACCACCAACCCGACAGGAGAAGTGGTGGGAGACATTTGGGGCGGTTCGACTCCTGGCGGTAGTTTACTGACAGCTTGTTGCAGTCGCTCGGTAATCAGTTGCCGCGCCTGATAAATGTCAGTTGACCAACCAAAGACCGTCCGCACTACTGAAATTCCTGCCGCACTCGACGAACGCACGGCAGTGACTCCAGGCGTACCGTTAATCGCACTCTCGATCGGTAATGTTACTAGCGATTCTACTTCCTCTGGTGCGAGTCCGGGGGCTTCGGTTTGGATTTCCACTTGCGGCGGCGCAAAAGCTGGCAACACATCCAGCGGCATCTGGGGAATGACATAAACCGTCCACAATGAGACGATAACAGCGGCTATTACGACCAGCCAGCGACGGTTAATTACCCACTGAACGATATTTCCGAGCATTTTTAGTGTTAGATATGAGGATAAGTATCAGCGTAAAATTGCAATCATAACGACGATTGCACTCAATACCACCAGCCACCGCTGTGCGATCGACCATTTAATTAGCGAACCGAGCGTAAAAATAATTAATAGTCAACGATCTTAATAAAACCAGCCGATATAGGGAGGTTCGGCATCATCATCATCTTCTGTCTCCTCGATAACGATCGGCCGATCTCGATCGGGATCTGACTCTGACATTGATAATTCATCGGCGGAAGTAGCTGGCACTCGTGCCTGTGAATCCATTGCAGCGGCTGCCATGCGATCGCGTTTGTTACCAAGCCACAAGGCACCACCGATAATAACGCCCAAGAATGGGAATAAACCCCAAATTAGATTGACAGTAAGTGTTTGATTCATAACAGCAGGATGGGTTGTTCGCTGGGTTAATCGTTCGCCACAGCCACCAGCTAAGTTTCAGGTAATTTCGGTCGCACCTGTCTAGGTAAAACTTGGCAATCGATATCGATACCGTGCTAGCGAGTCAGCGATTCTCGTTCCGAGAGGCTTCGCCAACGTCTCGCGAAGTAGCACCGATCTGTGGATAGTAACTGGAGTTTGAATTATTATGCTGTTTGGGATCTGCCTCAATTGCGGGTATTTCCTCATTGGGCAGATAATTCAGTTCGTCCTCTGGCTCGATAAAATCGGTTGAGCCAGTCGCGTTCCGTTCGCTTCTTTTCTTTAACCACCAAGCACTACCGCCCAGAATGCCCGCAACAGGTACTAATCCCCAAATGAGATAAGTTGGTATTTGGTTTAGACTAACAGCTTCAGGTTTGGCTGCTGTTGTTGTTTTCTCCTCACTAGCTGGCTTCTTTTTTAAAGATTGGGCATAGAGTTGAGGCGCGCGTTTATTGACGACCAGATCGCCAGCAAATAGTCCGGTCTTGACTTCGACTAGATCGCCAACAGTTTGTCCGAGGGTGACGGTTGTGGGCTGATAGCTGTCGCCACTTTTGACATATACTAATTTCTCTTGGTCTGCTTCTACTACCGCACTAGCCGGAATTACGACGACAGGGGTAGTAATTTGACTTGTCGCCAGCTTGATTTCAGCGAAAGTTCCGGCTTTGAGTAGCCCCTGGCTATTATCTAAGGTTGCTTGAACGGGAACTACGCGGCTCTGTAAGTCCACGGCTGTCCCAATTCGCGAGATTTGACCTGAAAACACTTTATCCGTCATTCCAGGCACTTTCACAGTGACCTGCTGACCGATTTTTAATCGTCCTAAATCCCGCTGGTAGATATTTGCCGTTGCCAACACCTGGCGATCGTCGGTAATCGTCATTAACCTCGCACCAGCATCGGCGACAGACTGCCCGATCGTGATTTCGCGATCGGAGATCGTCCCATCGATTGGAGCGGTAATAGAGACAATGCCCTCAGCATTCGCCCGATTTCCTAGTTGTGCCAGTCGCCCCTGGTAACTAGCATCGCTGAGCCTGAGCTGAGTTTGCGCGGCGGTTACGGCAGAGTTCGCTCTTTGGAATTGCGCTTGGGCTTCGACTACCGATTTTTGGTTCATCGCTCTGGCCAATTGCCCTGTGGCTTCGGCTACCTGCTTTTCGGCATCCCGCAATTCTCGCAGGGGCAGATCTGTCTCAGCTTTTCGCAAATCCGTTTCAGCTTGGGCTACTCCTGACTGACTTTGCGCCTTGACTAATGCAGTTCGCGCCTCGGCTAGTTTAGCCTGAGATTCC
Encoded proteins:
- a CDS encoding ISL3 family transposase encodes the protein MRVESQRQYEGIGIILQVEAIKKESKCHRCGTKSSSLHQNNRYIVKDLPWGEQQVHLEINRRQFKCKKCQKPFSEQLEFVKGRRTYTSRLAKKILAEALEGDIQSVARTGVMTTAEIERIIEDAAAELNGEKPTDLRKLGIDEIAMVKGQGKYCAVLVDIERGKLLAIIESRKSEEIEKILKGWGTEVLERIEEVSIDLWKGYKSLAIEVMPNAQVVADRFHVTAQINSELDKLRKQEKRAIEAKLKSAKTLEQKNEYTRQLAVIKSSKYALLKNEKELREEKEQEKLKQVREEFANIRAAHLLKEKWREIMEKTTSWMRGLLKIRHWLVRAKQHLPNSCGTISRWLTEIVAYFDERTTSGVVEGINNKIKLIKRTAYGFTNFNNFRNRCLLTWRFNY
- a CDS encoding TerC family protein → MLDLPLSFNLNTSILLLVLVALESVLSADNAVALASISQGLADDKLRRQALNIGLILAYILRMILILAATWVVRYWQFQVLGAAYLLWLVFQYFTSKDGEDGKPHGSKFTNVWQAIPTIAITDLAFSLDSVASAIAVSTDTWLVISGATIGIIVLRFMAGLFIRWLDEYTYLEDAGYITVGLVGIKLLVRAVFPEQEIPEILVVAIVGIVFAWGFSQRKDVAEKLPD
- a CDS encoding efflux RND transporter permease subunit; translation: MLGNIVQWVINRRWLVVIAAVIVSLWTVYVIPQMPLDVLPAFAPPQVEIQTEAPGLAPEEVESLVTLPIESAINGTPGVTAVRSSSAAGISVVRTVFGWSTDIYQARQLITERLQQAVSKLPPGVEPPQMSPTTSPVGLVVQYAFTVADSEQSASPNSLMAARRIVDWQVTNRLLAVPGVSQVLVFGGDERQFQVLVDPVKLAAFNITLDQVAQATRKANVNAAGGFFITPDTEKLIRGIGRIESIEDLQKSTIVSRNGTPVRLQDVADVQIGAALKRGDGSFNGKPAIIVMVNKQPSFDTPTVSRAVEKAVAELKIGLPKDIQVKTTFRQDSYIESSVDNVRSSLIQGSIIAAIILIPFLLNWRILTVCLLDFFLTLLFGMLVLSWLGVGLNTMTLGGLAVAIGTAIDDAIVYGENTYRRLRENKAEGNPLTPLEIIFEGSQEVRDSLLGATIIGIIVFSPIFTLPGIEGKIFTPMGIAYLAVVVVSSLESLLVSPALCAILLPATKVSQREPWLARFCKAIYNACLNFAMKNSLLIMGTATVLTVASIVVIPSFGRAFLPEFQEQTMVNTLLSYPTVSLEVSTKAGHVVEESLKNDKRFTFIQTRAGRAAGDSDAAGVNLAHVDVEISKIGMEDREESLKVMRKAFEKIPGAAANIGGFLQHRMDEVLSGVRSSIAVKIFGSDLAELRKIGQEVEKQMATVDGVVDLQLEPQLPVPQIQIKFDRDAASRYGHTVGDLSETIETALNGRVVSKVLENQQSFDLVVWLKPEARQSLETIRNLLIDTPNNQKIPLASIAKIEQGKGPNTINRENVSRLIVVSANAKGRDIRSIVSEIEAKVKSNIQLPTGYFIQYAGQFEAEERATKNILVFGAIAFVAITVLMYLSVKSIPSTLMIMINLPIALVGGVIAVALTGGVISIASLVGFVSLFGVATRNGLLLVDNYNTKYAEGMPMKDIIVKGSMERLNAILMTALTSGLGLAPMVFQGGSGQELLQPLSIVVFGGLFTSTAITLLVLPALYAKFGKHLFPKKVEEPKAEQFFMHM
- a CDS encoding efflux RND transporter periplasmic adaptor subunit, which produces MAINTKSHIASSSNLTPAVRAVGWLSWLLLPVWISLVSPSALAHGGHGDEFGSQEGTKSTKVQVDGATAQQIGVQTVAAKKQSLNVEISATGQIELLPSKKVEVTAPIRGKLVQLLVQPGARVKAGQILATLSSPELNDLRTSSLEKRSAALALLQQAQTDRNLAQQSYQKIVEIATAETNQARSQLTAAQSRLAREQQLVKSGSIVRAAKNSYQRQQQIAAAEISSARTELELAQERYQKDVELVKSGALARRQMLESQAKLAEARTALVKAQSQSGVAQAETDLRKAETDLPLRELRDAEKQVAEATGQLARAMNQKSVVEAQAQFQRANSAVTAAQTQLRLSDASYQGRLAQLGNRANAEGIVSITAPIDGTISDREITIGQSVADAGARLMTITDDRQVLATANIYQRDLGRLKIGQQVTVKVPGMTDKVFSGQISRIGTAVDLQSRVVPVQATLDNSQGLLKAGTFAEIKLATSQITTPVVVIPASAVVEADQEKLVYVKSGDSYQPTTVTLGQTVGDLVEVKTGLFAGDLVVNKRAPQLYAQSLKKKPASEEKTTTAAKPEAVSLNQIPTYLIWGLVPVAGILGGSAWWLKKRSERNATGSTDFIEPEDELNYLPNEEIPAIEADPKQHNNSNSSYYPQIGATSRDVGEASRNENR